Part of the Ignavibacteriales bacterium genome is shown below.
CGCCTCGCGCATCCCTGAAGAAGCAAGAAATCCTCCGAGGGTACCATACCTTTTCGCGAGTGATTACAGAGGGGAAATCTCTGCAGCAAGGCGTCGTCAGGTGTTTCTTTTCACCGGCGCCCAGGCCACACAACTCCGTGCGGATCGGTTTTTCTGTTAGCCGAAGCGTGCGAAACGCGGTCGAACGCAACCGCGCACGACGGTGGATGAAAGAGGCGTACCGAAAAAACAAGAACCTCCTCATCGATTCGCTAGTGCCAGCACAAAAGTCCACGGACATTGTCTTCATGCTGCGCGTGCGGGGGCGGTTGTCGCGAATGGAAAACGCCCGCGCCGCAATTGATCAGGCAATTGTAGCTCTCCTGAAAGAGCTCCATCATCACCTTTCCGAAAAACCATGAGACGCCTGCTCATTTTTGTCATCCGATTTTATCAACTACTCGTCTCACCACTTCTTCCATTTAACAGCTGTCGCTTTTCTCCGTCCTGCTCGCACTATGCCGAGGAAGCCATTGCGAAACATGGCGTCCCCAAGGGAGGCTGGTACGCGCTGAAGCGGATCGCTCGGTGTCACCCTTTTCATAAACACGCGGGCTACGACCCGGTGCCGTAATCCACATTGTTGTAGGGATACTCAATGGATCGTCAATCAATACTCGGCTACATCCTCATCTTCGTCCTCCTGGTTGTCTGGATGTGGATGAACTCTCCGAAGCAGACCCAGCAACCGCAGCAGCAGAAAGCGGTCGCAACGCAGATCGCACCACAAGATTCTTCAAAACGCGTGGACACGCTTCGCGTTCAGCAGAAAGAAAACACACAGGCAGACCCGCTTGGAAAATTTTTCGCTGGTCGGGACAAGGGTGTCGATCGCACAATCAGGATTGAAACCGACCTCTACATCGCGGAAATCGCGTCAAGAGGCGGACTGATCAAGCGGTGGGAGCTGAAAAAGTACAAAACGTGGGATGGTCACCCCGTTCAACTTGTTGATCTGAAAAAAGGGGGAGACCTGAGTCTGTTGTTCGCAACGTCGGACGGCCGCTTGATCAACACGCGGGATTTGTACTTCGACGTGGGCGACAACGGCTTCAGCGAACATGTGGTTGGAGCAGGTGAAGAGTATGACTTGCAACTGGTGCTGCCGGTTGTTGGAGGAGGGCAGATCAGCAAGACGCTGAAGTTCAAGAACGGGGAGTACGGCGTTGGGTTTGACGCGAAATTCATAAGAACAGCTAGTGTGGTCGCGAACTTTGAATACCAGGTTATCTGGGAAAGCGGATTACGATACGCCGAGCAAAACAGCATCGATGAGTCGAGCTTTTCAGCAGCCTACGCTTATGCTGGAAAAGAGCTGACAGAAATAGATGCTGCGAATTTTGACAACCGGCCCGAGAAAAACATCACAGGAACGGTCGACTGGGTTGCGATGAGGACAAAGTATTTTGCCCTCGCACTCATGCCGACGGAAAAAACAAGCGACGGAGCATATCTCGCCGGTTCGCGGGCACAAGCGCCGGACAAGGGCGCCGTAGAAGCCTACAGCATCGCAGTGAAAATGCCCTTCAAGGGAGGGGCGGAAGAAGGGGCCTCGTTCAGGATTTTCTTTGGACCGGCCGACTTGAGCTTGTTGAAGATGTACAATATTGGATTGGACAAAATTGTCGGGTTGGGATGGACGTGGCTCATCCGGCCGATCTCGGAATACGTCTTGCTGCCGCTCATGAGCTTCATTCATTATGTCGTGCCGAACTGGGGGCTCGTCATTGTCGTCTTCTCGATCATCATCAAAATTGTCCTGCACCCGCTGACGCGGAGCAGCATGCGCTCAATGAAGAAGATGCAGGCGCTGCAGCCCCTGATGACCGAGATAAAAGAGAAGTATAAAGATGACCCGCAGAAGATGAACCAACAGGTTTTGAATCTGTATAAAGAGTATGGCGTGAACCCGGCGGGCGGATGTCTACCCGTCCTGCTTCAATTTCCAATCTTGATTGCGTTATACAATGTGTTTCGCGCAACCATCGAGTTGCGCCAAGGGAGCTTTGTCTGGTGGATTACGGATCTTTCGATTCCCGACCGGATAGCTACCCTTCCATTCGAAATCCCGTTTTTCGGTATTCGAGACGTCAGCGGGTTGGCGCTGCTCATGGGTATTACGATGTTCGTGCAACAGAAGCAGACGGTGAAGGATCCGCGACAGAAGGCGATGATATGGATGATGCCGGTGATGATGACGCTGCTCTTCAACAGTTTTCCATCGGGACTGAACCTCTACTATTTCGTCTTCAACGTCCTTTCTATTGGGCAGCAGATGATCATCAATCGCCAGTCAGACGATCAGCCGCTCC
Proteins encoded:
- the yidD gene encoding membrane protein insertion efficiency factor YidD; translation: MRRLLIFVIRFYQLLVSPLLPFNSCRFSPSCSHYAEEAIAKHGVPKGGWYALKRIARCHPFHKHAGYDPVP
- the yidC gene encoding membrane protein insertase YidC; amino-acid sequence: MDRQSILGYILIFVLLVVWMWMNSPKQTQQPQQQKAVATQIAPQDSSKRVDTLRVQQKENTQADPLGKFFAGRDKGVDRTIRIETDLYIAEIASRGGLIKRWELKKYKTWDGHPVQLVDLKKGGDLSLLFATSDGRLINTRDLYFDVGDNGFSEHVVGAGEEYDLQLVLPVVGGGQISKTLKFKNGEYGVGFDAKFIRTASVVANFEYQVIWESGLRYAEQNSIDESSFSAAYAYAGKELTEIDAANFDNRPEKNITGTVDWVAMRTKYFALALMPTEKTSDGAYLAGSRAQAPDKGAVEAYSIAVKMPFKGGAEEGASFRIFFGPADLSLLKMYNIGLDKIVGLGWTWLIRPISEYVLLPLMSFIHYVVPNWGLVIVVFSIIIKIVLHPLTRSSMRSMKKMQALQPLMTEIKEKYKDDPQKMNQQVLNLYKEYGVNPAGGCLPVLLQFPILIALYNVFRATIELRQGSFVWWITDLSIPDRIATLPFEIPFFGIRDVSGLALLMGITMFVQQKQTVKDPRQKAMIWMMPVMMTLLFNSFPSGLNLYYFVFNVLSIGQQMIINRQSDDQPLRKVEPKKKKGGGIFARLGKDLPRLKK
- the rnpA gene encoding ribonuclease P protein component, with the translated sequence MKPPRASLKKQEILRGYHTFSRVITEGKSLQQGVVRCFFSPAPRPHNSVRIGFSVSRSVRNAVERNRARRWMKEAYRKNKNLLIDSLVPAQKSTDIVFMLRVRGRLSRMENARAAIDQAIVALLKELHHHLSEKP